The genomic interval TTGTGGCAAGAACTCCCTAGGCAGCAGACATCATGGATTTTCCTCCCTCTGGGAACCAGAGGTCCCTCAGTTTCTGGTCTGAATCCCTTAGAGACAAAGAACTTCATTCTCTCCCAGACCAGAGTGGGGCTGCTGGGGAGTGGAAGGGGTGGAGGGGTTAGAATTCTACCCCCAGGAAACACCCACAGGCTCAGACAGGAGCCCGAATCCTGACTCTGGTCCAGGAGGCGTGCGGTGCTGCTGCGGGGGCCGCGGGGCCCCTCCGGCGAGGGCCGGGCCGGCTGCCAAGGTGCCCGGGGAAGGGGCCGCCCAGCGCAGGCCGGGTACGTGGAGCGCTCCGTACACTGCCTCGAAGGGCGCGTCTGCTCCTGAAgcaccctgccctcctctccgCTCCATTCTCTCGCGTTCCTTTTTCCCGGGGAACCTCCGCATTCCCCATCTTCCCAAAGCCGCCCTcgccttttcttccctccccgaCCCTCCCCCGAGTAACCCCCTCCCTCCGCAGCCCACCTTCGCCTCGCTCCTCCGCGGGCTCCTGGGTCCTCGCCCCTCATCCCTGGCCTCCCCTCGCCGGCCCCCAGCGCCCAGGGCCTccgcggccccctccccgcccccctcgaGGCAGCGGCGGCCCCTTTCACAATAGCGCGGCCCGCCTCCCTCCTCTAGCTCCCGGTTCGCTCCCGCCCGCTCCCCGCCTGGCGCATGCGCCCTCCGgtcggcggcggctgcggcggtgGCGGCTGCGAGCGGCTCcgtttttttaaagggaaacgCTGAGGCGCCGGGGgtgactgtgggggagggggaccccGAGCCGCGGAGACCCCCGGGGGAGGCGACAGACCCCCCTCCCGCAGTAGGAGGGCTTTGGGCGgacccatccctcccacccccctcctgaGGAGGAGCGGGGGGAAAATGGAGGCTCGGGGCGGCTGAGGCGAGCtccggggcggggggccggggcggggaagggggggtgtggggtggggagacgaGGCGGGCCCGGCCGGGCCAGGGGGGGCCGAAGCGAGCTCCGGGGATGAGCTCGGGGGCGGCTGGGTGCGAGCTCCTGCCTCTGAGGcgaaggcggcggcggcggcagcagagGCGGCGGCGAGGCCCCCATGGGCCGGCGGCGGGCCTCAGCCGCGGCCTCCACTTCTCCACACGCCGGCGGGATGGCGCCCGGGCCCCGGAGGAGCCGCGCTAGCCGAGGCCTGCTGCCGCGCTGCTGAGGCGAGCCCGCcaaactcccctccccctcctccgtCCTCGACCCCCCACACCtcgccccttccccaccccctcctccgtCTCGGTCCCCGACGCTGCTCCGGACCACTATGACCATGAGATCCGCAGTGTTCAAGGCGGCCGCGGCCCCTGCCGGCGGCAACCCTGAGCAGCGACTGGACTACGAGCGGGCTGCGGCGCTGGGCGGGCCCGAGGACGAGCCCGGGGCGGCCGAAGCCCACTTCCTCCCCCGGCACCGTAAGCTCAAGGAGCCGGGGCCCCCGCTGGCCTCCTCCCAGGGCGGGAGCCCCGCGCCCTCCCCGGCCGGCTGCGGCGGCAAGGGCCGGGGCTTGTTACTCCCGGCCGGGGCGGCCCCTGGGCAGCAGGAAGAGAGCTGGGGCGGCTCGGTGCCCTTGCCCTGTCCGCCCCCGGCCACCAAACAAGCCGGCATTGGGGGGGAGCCAGCGGCCGCGGGAGCCGGCTGCAGCCCCCGACCCAAGTATCAGGCGGTGCTGCCCATTCAGACGGGCTCTCTCGTGGCGGCGGCCAAAGAGCCTACGCCCTGGGCTGGGGACAAGGGTGGGGCGGCTCCCCCAGCTGCCACCGCCTCGGACCCGGCGGGACCCCCACCACTACCTCTGCCGGGGCCGCCACCCCTCGCGCCCACCGCCACCGCCGGGACCCTGGCGGCTAGCGAGGGCAGATGGAAGAGTATGAGGAAGAGCCCTCTCGGGGGTGGCGGCGGCTCGGGAGCCTCCAGTCAGGCCGCCTGCCTCAAACAGATCCTTCTGCTGCAATTGGACCTCATcgaacagcagcagcagcagctgcaggcCAAGGAAAAGGAGATCgaggagctgaagtcagagagagacacggtACGGGAGGGGTTAATCGGCGTTCAGGATGAAGAGCGAGTTGTGCGCATGCTCGGGGGAAGGGGGCTGTAGGAGGTTAAGGTATCCCTTGGTTAGGGGTAAGGAGGCTGGCCACCAGCAAAGGAGTAGCTTAAGTGTCGAGTCCCTGGGAGCCAAGCTCACAGACACGTTGGGTCGGAGGGAAGGGTTAAAGGGCAACctcccagggggagggggaggggaggtttcAGGTGCCAAAGGGTTAATTTAAAATGACAGCCCCAGACTTGTGGGAAAGACGTTTAGAGTGGGAAAAGATCTGATTTGTGAGGGGTTGAAAATGCAAAGGTGGGAATGCATATGTGGTGGCTTTATGGAAGGGGTTAATTGAAGGAGCTTTTGCTTTAGAGATGCATTTTGAGAGGAGAGGGACATAGCAGCTGTTGCACTGCTGGAGCATCTTCTGACAGGAGGGCAGTAGGCCTTTTCactggcagagaggcagaggtgaTTCACAGTGGAAtcctattttagttttcttcaatGATATGAGGAGAATGACCGCCATTGATTTCAGACAGTTTTTAATGGGAATCTGAGTTATAAAACATGACCCACTGACTAGCTCCCTTGTATAAGCATTGTGTTTAGAGGCCGGTAGATTTTAAGGCATCAGGGGAAAGTAAGTTTATTAAATGTATAAAGTAGACCccctctaaaaaaaaatccctattttaGAATCTTAAGATAGTAGGGcagtaatttattatttctttgtactTCTGAGGAGCACGACTATATAGGCTTGTTTTCACTGCAGCAGTAGTCAAGAGCTCCCTATgcattaaaacaaattctttcagATATCaggaaaactgtgtgtgtgtgtgggggggggggtattacTGTGCTAGCATACCTTACAGCTGCCTAAAAATAAACATGGTTTCTACAATTGTTGTGTTCAGGCTGcagcagtctgtctctctctctctgtctctttctctctctctctctctctccctctctccctctctccctctctccctctctccctctctccctctctctggcgtTGTGTGCGCCAAGGGCTGAGCAAGGGAGCAGAGGGctattcattttgtttgctttacaAATGAATCGCATCAAGCAGGGGCTGTTTTATTGGAGAATGCATTCTGCAAGGTGGAATGGGAGCTGGGGCAGGTCTCATTAAAATATCTCATAGTGTTGATTTGTGGAAGTTACTCAACATGGAGGTGGCCCTGCTTAGCTACTGTACTGCAGTCTAGGGGTGCGATGGTACTGTAATTACAACACATCATATCcttacatgggggggggggagtggggcaaagagaaggaccagtgaaaaagaagaaatcaaggaaatgtCACCCACAAACCGTGGTTGAGTAATGTTAAGGCCGGGAATCAGAACAGAAGGAGATGAAATGAGAGTATGGctgactggggcggggggtgggggtggggagcccccCTGCTGATTGTGGAGGTTTATGCTCAGTTCCTGAGGTAATGGCCCCTTTGCAGACTTTCCTAGGCAGTAAAAGTGGGGTGAGTTAAGGATAGAGTATCAGTCTGAACTTGGCATTCACTGTTTCTGTTGTGTATTGCAGTCTTAGCATTGCTTAAGCTTGTTTCTCTTATTCCAGTTGTTGTTTGGCCTCTACTAAAATCTCTGCAGCTAAGTAGATATAATGAAGACAACATTAATATCGCTGTCTACCCAAATAAAATTCTTACTATAGTGTTTAAAGAGCATAGTTGGCAGCTTTTCTCAGAacattttaatatgaagtttcCAATGGTAATAGACttctattttctgtttgattATGTAGTTCTCTCTTTAATTAGAGTTAAAAGACTTTGTTTTAGTTAATATTTAGATAAATGGGTAGATTTTTTTCTGGTATCTCAAGTGTAAAGAAATAAGCATATTTCTGATCGATGGGATTATGGGCACTGGTTTCTATTATAATTCTTCCAAATTGAGTATTCATTGTTTAAATGTCCTGTGGACCACTTTCAAATCCCTCATGGCACTGGGACTGTGAGCTTTTAATTCCTTCTCAATATATTCTTTGGACTCTGCCCTTGTGTATAGATAGCATTTTGGAGTGAAAGGAGAGAGGATAGGATTTGGAGAAACTTAGGGCCTCCTAAAAGAGCATAGGGTTAATTCTGGAAACTCCCAACCTGACTTGGAGCCACATGGTTAGCAGTAGCAGAGACCATGCCATGTTGTGGCCCCTCCCAGAAAAGAGGATCTTCTTTCAAAAGAATGAACTACAAATTCCCCCATGCCTCTCCTCAACTAGGTTAGCCCTAAAATTAAGCAGAGTACCTTTTCTTCTCTACTGTGTTTAAGGAAAACTTTTCCAGTTAATGTCTGCCTATTAATAATAAGTTAAATTGCTATGGTCCATGGAAAAGCAGAAGACCATACTGATGCCTAAACGGTGCTAAGTACCTGGGTGTAATTGTTTGTGTGTTAAGTCTGCATTTTGGCACTCTCTCTTTTAGCTCCTTGCTCGGATTGAACGTATGGAAAGGCGGATGCAGCTGGTAAAGAAGGATAACGAGAAAGAAAGGCACAAGCTGTTTCAGGGCTATGAaactgaagagagagaggaaacggAGCTATCCGAGAAAATTAAACTGGAGTGCCAGCCGGAGCTTTCCGAGACATCCCAGACTCTGCCTCCCAAGCCTTTCTCTTGTGGGCGGAGTGGAAAGGGACACAAAAGGTGTGCTGATAACTTTGTTACACTGTCTGGACATGATGAGGACACTTGTTTCCAGTGACTGAGAGTAGGGGATTGAGATTTAGGAATTAGTTTTAATGCAGCCATATCCTGAATTAAGAGGTCTTCCATGCTGAGAAACTATCTTGAAACATTCTTGCAGGCTATAAAAATCTTTTAGGAACATTGTGGTCACAGTAGTAATTACCGAATGCAGAGTATATCACAAAGAGAATGGGTAACAAATGTGGCAGCTGAGTTTCTTAAAGAAAACTATAGCAGTTGACATCAAGTTAGGAAGTGTTAAATCATTCCTTCATTGTGTTAGGTACACTGGTGGACAAAAAAGTAAGATCTAACTGTCCTTGGACCCAAAGAGATTAGTCAGTCTAGCTGTAAAGGTGGCATAAATTTGGCCAACTGGAATTCAGCTGCAATAAAACGTGAAGGTAGACAACAGTGATACAAAGTAAGTTTTGTGAGATTCAGAGACATTAAAGATTATTCTAAGGTAAAATAGCGAAACTTTTAGGGCGAGATggatcttgaaaaagaagtatAGCATTTAGGTTGGTAAGCAGGAAACGAGACGGCATTCTAGGAATGGGGATTTGGGGGAGGAGATTGGTGGGAGAAAGAAAGCTGGTAGATAGCAAGAAAAACGAAACAGATTGTAATTAACATGGTATAGAATtgatggaaaaaataagagaCCGGTCTCTGGTTGAcaggaattttctttaaaaaaaaaaaaaaaattttttttaatgtttttatttatttttgaaggagagagagacagagcatgagcaggggaggagcagagagagagggagacagaatttgaagcaggctccaggctctaagctgtcagcacagagcccgatgcggggctcaaaaccacaaactgtgagatcatgacctgagccaaagttggatgctcaaccgactgagccacccaggcgccccaacaggaATTTTCGAAATAAGTCACAGAGTAGTGGCACCTGATGTTAGCGAAAGGGTCTTGAATAAAATAAGACTCTTTTTAAGTTTAGTAGGCAATAAGATACTATTAGAGGTTTATGGAAACTCAGTTGTTCAATAAAGACTTACTGAGGGCCTGTCATATATAGTGGTAAGCATGAGGCTGTTCCTGCTCATGGTTGCCAACTGAACCAGATGTTTAGATATTTAGATACCTGAACTAGTTTGTTCTCTTGCCCCAAAATGTAATCAATTCAGATTTTATTCAAGAATcaatacattttataatgttttcttcCCTATCTAATAGGAAATCCCCATTTGGAAGTACAGAAAGAAAGATTCCTGTTAAAAAGCTGGCTCCTGAATTttcaaaagtcaaaacaaaaactCCTAAGCACTCTCCCATTAAAGAGGAACCCTGTGGTTCCTTATCTGAAACTGTTTGTAAACGTGAATTGAGGAGCCAAGAAACTCCAGAAAAGCCCGGTCTTCAGTGGACACCCCGCCAAGACTCTCCACTCCCCAGAAGGGACCCAGCACCCATCCCAAGGAGAAAGCCTTCTCAAGTGAGATAGAAGATTTGCCGTACCTTTCcaccacagaaatgtatttgtgTCGTTGGCACCAGCCTCCCCCATCACCGTTACCATTACGGGAATCCTCTCCAAAGAAGGAGGAGACTGTAGCAAGTAAGGCATAGAGAACACTTGCTCTTATACCCTAGTGGTGGCGGTCAAGCTAACAAGTGTGAAAATgcctttggcatttttaaaaaagtgcaatCAATAAAGCAGAGTTCTGTCAAGAATGAGTAAGTTAACAGCCAGAGACAGACACTGTGCAGGCATTGCAAATAGATGGAATTACAGCAAAATGTGCTCAATGTATTTGCCTGCTTACAACACTGGGAGATGTGTTTGCCAGTAAGTTGCTCATCACAAGAGCACCAGACTTGGGGGTGTAATCTCCGGCAACTTGCATGCCCTCTGAAAGAAGGGTTTTCTGTGCTGTGAAATGCATAGAACTTATACTTTGCCATGCACGACTGTTCCTGCAATTGATATTGTGTGAAACCTGGGAGGGTGGTCTTTGGGTGTTCTCAGGGGCCAATGGTAATTTTTGGGTTGGGGAGCCAGCTTGGGGTGGGGAATTTCACCTGGGCCTCCGCTCTTTAACTATATAAACATTTATCTGTATCTCTATGTCCCGGTCTGGGGGGCAGGAGGAATCTGCCAAAGACCAACAGTCTTACTTTATCTTACTATACTTCACAAAGGTTCTAAATGTGAAGAGTTTACTTGGATTGCAGTAGCCCATTGGttgttcatatatttaaataaaatggtctACAAACTATTTTTCAAACAATAAGGACTATCTTGGGATATCTGAGCTGCTTGGggagggtgtggggtgtgggACCTTGGTCttcattccctttttttctttatggcttcCACACAGAGATGCTCCCTTATCTCCTACATCAACCAGTTAACTGCAATGTGCCTTCAATTGTGTAATGTTAGTCTGACAGTCACTGTGGGTACTCCGGGGTGATGGTGGGGGAAGCCTTCTTGAATAGAGCCACAGCCCCAAGTTTCTACCACTGGGTCTTGCCCTAGCAGGGATGGGGATGGGAATCCATTCCAATAAGACAAGAGCATTCTCCAGGCTTTGTTTGGCTGTTCTGGTGACAAAATTAAGTGGGGAAGATAGATTACTCTTCTTAATTATCTAAAATACATTAGGCCTCACACTTGAGTACATGAGATAGACCAGGATCCTGATCTAGGTTCAGGTTTTttgttggttcagtcagttgaacaggTTCATCCTTAATGGTTAACCTTCTTGCTGCCATGGCAATGCTGTGTAACAACTTAAGAGAAACCGTGAAGCAACTTCCCATCCGGGATTGGGAAATGGCTTGGTCCAGAGCTGTTCTGTTTGACTGGCTGTTTTGAAAACCCTATCTGTCCTAGTACAGAAAATTCCAAACACCTCTGAGATTGTGGGCATAGCAGTACAGAAAGAGTCTGATTGGGGGGATCCCAGCCCTTTGAGGAGCCTGAGTTGTGAATAAACGTGTGAATCCTTATTCTTGATGCCCCTATCTCAAGAGGAAGCTCAATGGCTTGTTCTAAGGAAGCCAAAGTCTTTGTGCATGTTGTTCAGGCTGGACCAGCAAGGTAGTTTgtttggagggaggagggagctgttTCAGAAGACTACATATGTAAGTTTTGAGAACACTgatcttttatttgaaaaatagggTCAACTTTTACTCACCTGCCATGTTCTGAGTTTAAGGTTTGATATCCTTGGCCATCAACTGTTGCAGGGAAACCACcctaaataatgaagaaaagaagtcgtctcagtgtaaaaaaaaaagtggtgggcttattttcttttcttttgtctgttgttccctcttcccctcccccagagagaaattctcaaaagaacaactcaaaaaaaccaaaatggcttCCTAGTGAGAACTTCAGTGATGATCCTTTCCTCCATTTTGGGtatgggctttttttctttttacactgaGATGATTCTTCTTTCCTGCATTATTTAGGGTGTCTGATGCCATCAAGTGTTGCAGGAGAAACTTCAGTCTTGGCTGGTGAGTAGAATAGGAATTGTGCTggctgggcctggggtgggggtcggggggatGGTGGATGGTGGGAGCTGCGTTCCCTGTCAGTTGGATGTGGGAGAGTGAGATTCCTTGGTGTATGATTACACTATAGACTTCAAAATGACTacaaatttcagttgtttttcaGGAACTGCAATAGCATCCATTATATGAATTGTCAGGTATTGGCTTAGGGTTTTTTGTGATCCTGTGTTTGGCAGACTGCTGCACTGGTATTTTAGGTTCTTTTTATACCATAGCAAGGACACTGAATATGGCTTCAGGCGAGGCCATAGAATGGATTCCTATCACTTGGTAACTTGGTCTTATCTGGGGAGAGACCTCTTGTCCTAGTGAATAGTAGGagggttgtgtgaccttggatttAAGGGTGgttccacccctcctccctttctttttctttctttttttttttttcagttccttcttGGAGGGACCACTCAGTAGAGCCTCTAAGGGACCCAAATCCTTCAGACCTTTTGGAGGTAGGTACCCAAGACCTGTCAGTGGAGGGGAGTGAGGGACAGAGTAGAAATGGAGCTTTAACTTGAATGTGTTATAGTAACTGGATGGATGGGTTAAATAACTCTAAAGCCAGAAGGGAACTTGAGTGATTCTATCTAATCCAACTCTTTTGTTTatatagaagagaaaactgagtttcagagtggtaaaatgatttattcaaaaataagtaGCTAGGGAGTGctcaaaacaaaatgagattttaCGTTAAGTAGAAAAATTAGCATGTACCACTCAGCAACAAAATCATATATTCCAAACTCATTTGACTCTTAAAACAGACTCTTGCAAAGTTTGGAGGTAGGAAGGGTTTATGGCAGTCTCAAGGGTTGTTTCAGTTTGATGTGATTTTCACCTTGGAaagttaaggaaataattttgaaatgtggACAGTCTAaaagggtgggtgtggggagaagcATATGTGTTTTGTTGATTCTGTTACCAGGAGGTTCCCATGACATCCATAGAACTCACAGACTCAGGTGGGACCTGCAGGGAAAAGATTTTACATTCCTGGAAGCTGGAGATGAGTGCTATACCCATGTGTCACGTGGTGATAAATACTTTATTAGCTGCTGTTCTTTACACAGAACCTGGATGACAGTGTGTTTTCGAAGCGGCATGCAAAACTGGAGCTggatgagaagagaaggaaaaggtgaGGCTAGAGGTACTCGTCCTGGAACACCTGAGCCCTAGGACCCTGACCTCTCTCATCCATGCTGTGAAAAGTCCTGGAGCCCCTAACACCCTTAAATTACTGGCATCCCAATTGGTTGAGTATCTTAGTTTGAAGTGGTAGTTGTCGTAAGTAAAGgtgtttggcttctttttctttgtgtacGCCCTTCTTCAGTTCCACTCTCTGTGGAACACCAACACATGATTTGGACTGCTAGACCGACACAACTCTTTCCTGAACCGGCAGACAGTTCACTTTACCACCCTCACCCTGCCCACCCCATTAAGAAGAGTCAGCATGGGTCTCACCGGTGTCTGGATTGTGTTAGTTGCTTTTATAGAGCAGGTTTTCAGTAAtattgggtttgtttg from Panthera leo isolate Ple1 chromosome E1, P.leo_Ple1_pat1.1, whole genome shotgun sequence carries:
- the MSL1 gene encoding LOW QUALITY PROTEIN: male-specific lethal 1 homolog (The sequence of the model RefSeq protein was modified relative to this genomic sequence to represent the inferred CDS: inserted 1 base in 1 codon); amino-acid sequence: MTMRSAVFKAAAAPAGGNPEQRLDYERAAALGGPEDEPGAAEAHFLPRHRKLKEPGPPLASSQGGSPAPSPAGCGGKGRGLLLPAGAAPGQQEESWGGSVPLPCPPPATKQAGIGGEPAAAGAGCSPRPKYQAVLPIQTGSLVAAAKEPTPWAGDKGGAAPPAATASDPAGPPPLPLPGPPPLAPTATAGTLAASEGRWKSMRKSPLGGGGGSGASSQAACLKQILLLQLDLIEQQQQQLQAKEKEIEELKSERDTLLARIERMERRMQLVKKDNEKERHKLFQGYETEEREETELSEKIKLECQPELSETSQTLPPKPFSCGRSGKGHKRKSPFGSTERKIPVKKLAPEFSKVKTKTPKHSPIKEEPCGSLSETVCKRELRSQETPEKPXSSVDTPPRLSTPQKGPSTHPKEKAFSSEIEDLPYLSTTEMYLCRWHQPPPSPLPLRESSPKKEETVARCLMPSSVAGETSVLAVPSWRDHSVEPLRDPNPSDLLENLDDSVFSKRHAKLELDEKRRKRWDIQRIREQRILQRLQLRMYKKKGIQESEPEVTSFFPEPDDVESLMITPFLPVVAFGRPLPKLTPQNFELPWLDERSRCRLEIQKKQTPHRTCRK